Proteins encoded within one genomic window of Vairimorpha necatrix chromosome 3, complete sequence:
- a CDS encoding chromatin-remodeling atpase INO80, whose product MRDEDLKKIYAAYKSCNIDVPYTKINNLISKSHTIMDTIDANYFNIKRIPNLKTEMKNILKNINNKSKKTRSWGEEYKLGLEQIQNVQSLMKKRTYDIKINQKRISFVVVNQYRKFLSRQFPNSKMRRISKEINMSGKKFDKERRDINKKMEKAAQEKRKQIEENKEVMRQKRKFEYLLTQTELFSQFMLGKKKLDSFEKKDDEDAELSELNKKFQMAASQIKANIEEKKDSQPEINEEKGKLKQPKMLQCELKGYQITGFNWLARLYNQGINGILADDMGLGKTVQSISLLAYLAETEDIWGPFLVVTPVSTLHNWEQELKKFVPNFKVLNYWGTGPYRAQARHEIKKANVVLTSYQIAVADFKILRKTVWKYMILDEAQAIKSSASKRWTTLLEFKTKSRLLLTGTPVQNTMRELWALLHFIMPSLFDSLAEFTEWFSKGIEESAEKKKAVDKVQLEKLHAILKPFMLRRLKSDVKTELGEKTELEIYCDLSVRQKIYYQSIIDACKSFEMENVVMQLRKVCNHPDIFEKLETTTKLSMLRYDEEGKTVESGRSKLSFKVPCFMANEFNEDLERKNFIKKIIKNKLERRTQDYEVKIIEGSKLNGEWINNSKEDKCIFDLTIKDLVNNPKNEVIGNFFHRKFKQKVEKDIFDLQMIPVFTKKILSQTPHVFTNDGDYVKLNNENINFTIKNVVDVPPLNTFIIDSGKLSCLDKLLTKLKQEDHRVLVYFQMTKMMDLVEDYCVKKEYTYCRLDGSSKIAVRRDTVNDWQTGDKFIFLLSTRAGGLGINLTAADTVIFYDSDWNPTVDQQAMDRAYRIGQTKDVTVYRLITRNTIEERVIEKATNKGNLQKMVIKGKIFEGLEF is encoded by the coding sequence ATGCGAGATGAAGACTTGAAAAAGATCTATGCGGCTTATAAAAGCTGTAATATTGATGTTCCTTacacaaaaattaataatttaatctCTAAATCCCATACTATCATGGATACAATAGAtgcaaattattttaatataaaaagaattcctaatttaaaaacggaaatgaaaaatatactaaaaaatattaataataaatctaaaaaaacaagaagtTGGGGagaagaatataaattaggCTTAGAACAAATACAGAATGTCCAATCATTAATGAAAAAACGAACttatgatataaaaataaatcaaaaacgGATAAGTTTTGTAGTTGTAAACCAATacagaaaatttttatcaagaCAATTTCCGAATTCAAAGATGCGTAGAATTTCTAAGGAAATTAATATGTCAGGgaaaaaatttgacaaaGAAAGACgagatataaataaaaaaatggaaaaagcggcacaagaaaaaagaaaacaaattgaagaaaataaagaagttATGAGACAAAAAAGgaaatttgaatatttattgaCTCAGACTGAACTATTTTCGCAATTTATGTtgggcaaaaaaaaattagacagttttgaaaaaaaagatgatgAAGACGCGGAACTTAGcgaattaaataaaaaatttcaaatggCAGCGAGTCAAATTAAAGCGaatattgaagaaaaaaaagatagtCAACCAGaaataaatgaagaaaaagGGAAATTAAAACAACCGAAAATGTTACAATGTGAACTTAAAGGTTATCAAATTACAGGATTTAATTGGTTGGCGAGATTGTACAATCAAGGAATTAATGGAATATTGGCCGATGACATGGGACTTGGTAAAACTGTTCAgtctatttctttattggCTTATTTGGCAGAAACTGAAGATATTTGGGGACCATTTTTGGTAGTCACACCTGTTTCTACGCTTCATAATTGGGAacaagaattaaaaaaatttgtaccaaattttaaagtacTAAATTATTGGGGAACGGGTCCTTACAGAGCACAAGCAAGAcatgaaattaaaaaggcGAATGTTGTATTAACAAGTTATCAAATAGCAGTAGcagattttaaaattttgaggAAGACTGTCTGGAAGTACATGATTTTAGATGAAGCACAAGCAATAAAAAGTTCTGCCTCTAAAAGATGGACAACTCTTTTAGAATTCAAAACTAAGAGTAGACTACTTCTTACAGGTACACCAGTACAAAATACTATGAGAGAGTTGTGGGCTCTACTTCATTTCATAATGCCTTCTCTGTTTGATTCATTGGCCGAATTTACTGAATGGTTTTCTAAAGGCATCGAAGAATCGGCAGAGAAAAAGAAAGCAGTGGACAAAGTTCAACTGGAAAAACTTCACGCGATTTTGAAACCTTTTATGTTGAGACGACTCAAAAGTGATGTAAAAACAGAATTAGGAGAAAAAACAGAActagaaatttattgtgATTTAAGTGTAAGgcagaaaatttattatcaaaGCATCATCGACGCTTGTAAATCTTTTGAAATGGAAAATGTCGTCATGCAATTGAGAAAAGTTTGTAACCATCctgatatttttgaaaaattagaaaCTACTACAAAACTCAGTATGTTAAGATATGACGAAGAAGGTAAAACAGTGGAAAGTGGAAGATCGAAGTTGTCTTTTAAAGTGCCTTGTTTTATGGCTAATGAATTTAATGAAGATTTAGaacgaaaaaattttataaaaaaaattattaaaaataagttgGAGCGTCGAACTCAAGATTATGAGGTCAAAATTATTGAAGGCAGTAAATTAAACGGAGAATGGATCAATAATTCCAAAGAGgataaatgtatttttgaTTTGACCATCAAAGATCTTGTCAATAATCCAAAAAATGAGGTCATTGGAAATTTTTTCCACAGAAAATTCAAACAGAAAGTTGAAAAAGACATTTTTGATCTTCAAATGATTCCtgtttttacaaaaaaaatattgtcgCAGACACCACATGTTTTTACAAATGATGGTGACTATGTAAAACTCaacaatgaaaatattaattttaccATTAAAAATGTAGTAGATGTTCCGCCtctaaatacttttataattgacAGTGGTAAACTTAGTTGTTTAGACAAACTTcttacaaaattaaaacaagaaGACCACAGAGTTTTGGTTTATTTCCAAATGACTAAAATGATGGATTTAGTTGAAGATTAttgtgtaaaaaaagaatacaCTTATTGTCGACTAGACGGCTCATCAAAAATAGCAGTGAGACGCGACACTGTCAATGATTGGCAAACAGGCGAcaagtttatatttttactaaGTACTAGAGCAGGTGGACTGGGAATAAATTTGACGGCTGCTGATActgtaatattttatgatagTGACTGGAATCCGACTGTAGATCAACAAGCCATGGACCGGGCTTATAGAATTGGACAGACTAAAGATGTAACAGTTTATAGATTGATTACTAGAAATACAATTGAAGAAAGAGTTATTGAGAAAGCAACAAACAAAGGAAATTTACAGAAAATGGTTATAAAAGGAAAAATCTTTGAAGGtcttgaattttaa
- a CDS encoding DNA mismatch repair protein muts has translation MHNETIATIFYKDIKLEYCIYENESLYVGRYVLDTRQYDSGISIIKKHNITKIIFPNTCDLKMFKIFKNEIPNIELLDKKHFSVRKKYNEELSFGCLNALIYYLEIYVFKHHIGYLNIKEQKTSEIGTVGQFKVYKDNIKDFLYLDHNTIEDLNLRTDLFKKINYAKTSFGNKQLLKWMLFPLKRECEILNRHKNISTLMNVIISPYLSKIKGLETNGIINIYKLPILLNNVIIINDILKETALKFPEIKQIRKMYTLIDIFDGKELKRGVFPKYDQLVNLYTNLPTYLGEIAKNITQESVESISIVYIPQLGYLVELDKDVDALDKMFDIPDEYIKNTSMNKTKMLERSLFSNSDINNRSKSYKKYFDSRVDNISQIMDDFTSKNIFAESQTNKDLTDNTFTETYDKKSREVEDLYSCAIEQNTNQIESKFFINDKIYLKTKVMNLLDRELGDLNNLIEEFKDLKVKEIRDLILDFSLDKILEYVGMIDALNSLKCFSLEHKCCVPKISKERRIILNNLWNYECRIDLSQNVIFNGSEDFLHLIGEVTILFHIGSHIPSLSAEFCIFDQIYTSINVKESLTTDTSYFYASLKNISRIINYHNDRSLCLIANLGDGTNSDIGMIIYEKIHKKIKDAFVISSCNFLERFKHFKKPISSTEIIIPDVPYEETFELKQDSIRHERMSSVYVNSSASVECEDCLCSNYKYCKIQIRDNLILFENIKDIESYFSNQIQNMNISDKFKILLKESLEMIKQGNISFLDKQEDLWAIKVVNDFFKKYRIEM, from the coding sequence atgcaTAATGAAACAATAGCtactatattttataaagacataaaattagaatatTGTATCTATGAAAATGAGTCATTGTACGTAGGCAGATATGTTTTAGACACAAGACAGTATGATAGTGGAATAtcaattatcaaaaaacacaacataacaaaaattatttttccGAATACATGCGATTTGAAAATGTtcaaaatctttaaaaatgaaattccAAATATCGAATTACTAGATAAGAAACATTTCTCTGTACGAAAGAAATACAACGAAGAATTGTCTTTTGGGTGTCTTAATGccttaatttattatttagaaatttatgtatttaaaCATCATATTGGATacttaaatattaaagaacaAAAAACTTCGGAAATTGGTACTGTTGGCCAATTTAAAGTTTACAAAGATAATATTAAGgatttcttatatttagaTCACAATACGATTGAAGATCTAAATTTAAGAACTGATTTATTTAAGAAGATAAATTATGCTAAAACATCTTTTGGAAATAAgcaattattaaaatggATGCTTTTTCCATTGAAAAGAGAATGTGAAATACTTAATAGACATAAGAATATATCAACGTTGATGAATGTTATAATATCGCCTTACCTGAGTAAGATCAAAGGATTAGAAACCAATggaattataaatatttataaacttcCCATTTTGCTGAATAACGTCATAATTATAAACGACATATTGAAAGAAACAGCCTTGAAATTCCCCGAGATAAAACAGATAAGAAAAATGTATACGCTTATCGATATATTTGATGGCAAGGAACTTAAACGAGGAGTTTTCCCTAAATATGATCAATTAGTCAATCTTTACACAAATCTTCCGACATATTTAGGTGAGATCgcaaaaaatattactCAGGAATCTGTAGAATCAATAAGTATTGTCTATATTCCTCAACTTGGATACCTCGTCGAACTCGATAAAGATGTAGATGCACTTGATAAAATGTTCGACATACCGGAtgaatacataaaaaatacttctATGAATAAAACAAAGATGTTAGAGCGATCATTGTTCAGTAATAGTGACATAAACAATAGAAGTAAATcttataagaaatatttcGATAGCAGAGTCGACAATATAAGTCAAATTATGGATGATTTTAcaagtaaaaatatatttgcaGAAAGTCAAACtaataaagatttaacAGATAACACATTTACTGAAActtatgataaaaaatccCGCGAAGTAGaagatttatattcttGTGCAATAGAACAAAACACAAACCAAATTGAAAgcaagttttttataaatgataaaatatacttAAAAACCAAGGTAATGAATTTATTAGACAGAGAACTTGGTgatttaaataatcttatagaagaatttaaagatCTAAAAGTTAAAGAAATACGAGATTTGATTCTTGACTTTTCTCtggataaaatattagaataCGTAGGAATGATAGACGCACTTAATTCCTTGAAATGTTTTTCCTTGGAACATAAATGTTGTGTGCCCAAAATATCTAAGGAAAGAAGaataattctaaataatCTTTGGAATTACGAATGCAGGATAGATTTATCTCAAAATGTAATTTTCAACGGATCtgaagattttttacatttaattGGAGAAGTAACTATCTTGTTTCACATTGGTTCTCACATTCCTTCACTTTCAGCAgaattttgtatattcGATCAAATATACACATCGATAAATGTAAAAGAATCCTTGACAACAGACACGAGCTATTTTTATGCTtcattgaaaaatatatccaGGATAATAAACTACCACAATGACAGATCTCTTTGTTTAATAGCCAATCTTGGAGATGGTACAAATTCAGACATAGGAATGATTATCTACGAGAAGATCcataaaaagataaaagaCGCCTTTGTAATTTCCTCCTGTAATTTTCTGGAGAGATTTAAACATTTCAAAAAGCCAATATCGAGTACAGAAATAATCATCCCTGATGTTCCATACGAAGAAACATTTGAGTTAAAACAAGATTCCATTAGACACGAAAGAATGTCTTCAGTATACGTCAATTCGAGTGCATCTGTAGAATGCGAAGATTGTCTTTGTtcaaactataaatattgtaagATACAAATTAGGGAtaatcttattttatttgagaatataaaagatatcGAATCTTACTTTTCAAAtcaaatacaaaatatgaatatttcagataaatttaaaattctcCTCAAGGAGAGCCTGGAAATGATAAAACAAGGAAATATCTCCTTTTTAGATAAACAAGAAGATTTATGGGCCATAAAAGTCGTCAATGATTTTTTCAAGAAATACAGAATTGAAATGTAA
- a CDS encoding DNA cross-link repair 1A protein (DCR1A), with protein MFLLKSNAKIGKIFQIFDFDDFILHNPNILIICTFKNLDHQKTMVACDSLDLSRILLELLRSPEDILIYSMSTINITNKIYNYMQILNCKGFNIFVHTFTDSKSWYADLKNTLLPMDIYSIPRHKKIPFTDYVVDCFNLEISNASHYFLSHFHADHYGGLKKSFPHTIYCSNTTANLIDLKFKCKTTPLENNVLYHLGDNNTVYLIDANHCPGAVCFIFSINGHLILHTGDFRCTFDLTSHLLKYKFNTIFLDNTFEGFRSFPSQEVVIHGILDTIRNHKNTNCLVPINYKYLFCTYSIGKEKIFLCVAHYFNMSVKVEYEKMRIYKCYDQEAIDRLNNEVERIVNNYRSKTKPEKTLSEIKTIKRTIKTLTVSKKKSPVNKSESILKYCKKPTPLKEKTNIQTENIIDANINSGNIIGANINSEDIIDANINSGNIQTHSHIRPFSRITTENTENQVMVISTQHTEKKRLHKILDTVKADRVAVFCGTGWRDTTVSFDWLKADGRKVKKGIDIFYTPYSEHSSSDELEYFRENMKYDRILNTVKNKNSSHDVI; from the exons ATGTTTCTTCTGAAATCAAATGCAAAAATaggaaaaatttttcaaatttttgattttgatGATTTCATTCTCCATAATCCAAATATCTTGATAATTTgcacttttaaaaatctgGACCATCAAAAGACAATGGTAGCCTGTGATTCTCTGGACTTATCTCGGATTTTATTAGAATTGTTACGTAGTCCAGAAGatattcttatttattcTATGAGTACTATCAATATCACAAATAAGATCTACAATTATATGCAGATTCTGAATTGTAAAggatttaatatttttgtacaCACATTTACAGATTCTAAGTCATGGTATGCGGACT taaaaaatactttgtTGCCCATGGATATTTATAGTATCCCTAGACACAAGAAGATACCATTTACAGATTATGTAGTAGATTGTTTCAATCTGGAAATATCAAATGCTTCTCATTATTTCTTATCTCATTTCCATGCTGATCATTATGGTGGCTTAAAGAAATCTTTTCCTCATACAATTTACTGTTCAAATACGACAGCCAATTTGATAGATctcaaatttaaatgtaaaacaACCCCCTTAGAAAATAATGTATTGTACCATCTTGGTGATAATAATACAGTATATTTGATAGATGCGAATCATTGTCCTGGGGCTGTGTGTTTTATCTTCTCTATAAATGGTCATCTTATCTTACACACAGGGGATTTTAGATGTACTTTTGATTTAACTAGTCATCTTTTGAAGTACAAGTTTAATACAATCTTCTTAGACAACACATTTGAAGGATTTAGATCTTTCCCATCTCAGGAAGTCGTCATTCATGGTATTTTAGACACGATCAGAAATCATAAAAACACGAACTGTCTAGTGcctataaattataaatatctgTTCTGTACGTATTCCATAGGAAAAGAGAAGATCTTTCTATGTGTGGCGCACTATTTCAATATGAGTGTCAAGGTGGAATACGAGAAGAtgagaatatataaatgcTATGATCAAGAAGCCATTGATAGACTAAACAACGAAGTGGAGAGAATAGTAAATAACTACCGAAGTAAAACTAAGCCCGAGAAAACATTATCTGAAATTAAAACCATAAAACGAACAATTAAAACACTGACAGTATCTAAAAAGAAATCTCCTGTAAATAAAAGTGAGTCAATCTTGAAATACTGTAAGAAGCCTACGCCTTTGAAGGAAAAGACGAATATTCAAACAGAAAATATCATTGACGCAAATATTAATAGTGGAAATATCATTGGCGCAAATATTAATAGTGAAGATATCATTGACGCAAATATTAATAGTGGAAATATACAGACACATAGTCACATAAGACCATTTTCTAGAATTACAACCGAAAACACAGAAAACCAAGTGATGGTCATAAGCACGCAGCACacagaaaaaaagagaCTTCATAAAATTCTAGACACTGTAAAAGCAGACAGAGTGGCTGTCTTCTGTGGCACTGGTTGGCGAGACACAACTGTGTCATTTGACTGGTTAAAAGCAGACGGGAGAAAAGTCAAAAAAGGCATAGACATCTTTTATACTCCTTATTCTGAACATTCATCATCTGACGAACTAGAATATTTTAGAGAAAACATGAAATATGACAGAATTCTCAACacagtaaaaaataaaaactcaAGCCATGACGTCATATAA